The following are encoded in a window of Algiphilus aromaticivorans DG1253 genomic DNA:
- a CDS encoding protein-tyrosine phosphatase family protein produces MPLPRTTFATLLVAAALTLAACGDESRTASPAAERLSLPEQFTPEPDRIVTGALDPQKLQAIAEADIPHVISLQPRDEHPDFDEAGEAKTLGIQHHHRPIAGADDLDRDAAIWLDDVLREIVDEAAVLHCASGNRVGALIALRAAWIEGRPTEAAIAEGKRWGLTSLENAVRERLSETN; encoded by the coding sequence ATGCCCCTACCCCGCACCACCTTCGCGACACTGCTGGTCGCTGCCGCCCTGACCCTCGCCGCCTGCGGCGACGAAAGCCGGACGGCTTCACCTGCCGCCGAACGCCTCAGCCTGCCGGAACAGTTCACACCGGAGCCCGACCGTATCGTCACCGGCGCCCTCGACCCGCAGAAGCTGCAAGCCATAGCCGAAGCGGATATTCCGCACGTCATCAGCCTGCAGCCGCGCGACGAGCACCCGGACTTCGACGAGGCAGGAGAGGCCAAGACACTGGGCATCCAACATCACCACCGACCCATCGCCGGCGCCGACGATCTAGACCGTGACGCGGCGATATGGCTGGACGATGTGCTGCGCGAGATCGTCGATGAGGCGGCAGTACTGCACTGCGCCTCCGGCAACCGTGTGGGCGCGCTGATCGCCCTGCGCGCCGCCTGGATAGAGGGCAGGCCGACTGAGGCCGCCATTGCCGAGGGCAAACGCTGGGGCCTGACGAGCCTCGAGAACGCCGTACGCGAGCGGCTCAGCGAGACGAACTGA
- the coaE gene encoding dephospho-CoA kinase (Dephospho-CoA kinase (CoaE) performs the final step in coenzyme A biosynthesis.), whose product MSLVVGLTGGVASGKSTVERAFAALGVPVIDADQVAREVVAPGEPALAAIAERFGEAVLDAEGCLDRSGLRAIVFNDEGARRDLEAITHPAIRERLLAWREALTAPYGVLSAALMVEGGLARLCDRVLVVDAEEAQQRDRVMARDAVDADMAERMLAAQVNRQTRLSAADDVLCNSSDVTALEAGVERLHDFYSRLAAGEADTSERIRLP is encoded by the coding sequence ATGAGCCTGGTCGTCGGCCTGACCGGCGGCGTGGCCAGCGGCAAGTCCACGGTCGAGCGGGCCTTTGCCGCCCTCGGCGTGCCCGTGATCGATGCAGATCAGGTCGCGCGCGAGGTGGTCGCCCCCGGGGAGCCCGCGCTGGCTGCCATCGCCGAGCGCTTCGGCGAGGCGGTGCTGGATGCCGAGGGTTGTCTGGATCGATCGGGTTTGCGCGCGATCGTCTTCAACGACGAGGGTGCGCGTCGCGATCTCGAGGCGATCACGCACCCCGCTATCCGTGAGCGCCTGCTGGCGTGGCGAGAGGCTCTAACGGCGCCGTACGGCGTGCTCTCGGCGGCGCTGATGGTGGAGGGCGGTCTCGCGCGGCTTTGTGACCGCGTACTGGTGGTGGATGCCGAGGAGGCCCAGCAGCGAGATCGTGTCATGGCGCGCGACGCGGTCGACGCCGACATGGCCGAGCGCATGCTCGCTGCCCAGGTCAACCGTCAGACGCGACTGTCGGCGGCCGACGATGTGCTGTGCAACAGCAGTGATGTGACGGCGCTGGAAGCCGGTGTCGAGCGCCTGCACGATTTCTATAGCCGCCTTGCGGCTGGCGAGGCCGACACCTCTGAGCGGATTCGGCTGCCATGA
- a CDS encoding enoyl-CoA hydratase/isomerase family protein, with amino-acid sequence MSDSNLLSSRDGNILTVTFNREDKLNAMTRSFLADLKAELEAVRHDDAISVVVLKATGKAFTTGYDLQGGDWVLSQNPAESGGRLDIARDREDIRELLEYWWTIWKFPKPIIAQVQGLCLSGGGELIAMCDLVVAADSARFGHPASRDLGIPPTVFLWPMLIGMRKTREFLYTARLFSATEAERLGLVNRVVTPDQLDGTVNELAQDVARTPTANLTLLKKATSCFYENMGLFASGEQAADLDAVFHQSESFVSFFATVAERGVEAALAERRQRFG; translated from the coding sequence ATGAGCGACTCCAATCTGCTGTCATCCCGCGACGGCAACATCCTGACCGTCACCTTCAACCGCGAAGACAAACTGAACGCGATGACGCGCAGCTTCCTGGCTGATCTAAAGGCCGAGCTGGAGGCCGTGCGCCACGACGACGCGATTTCCGTCGTCGTGCTCAAGGCGACCGGAAAAGCCTTCACCACCGGCTACGACTTGCAGGGTGGCGACTGGGTCCTTTCACAGAACCCGGCTGAGTCCGGTGGGCGCCTGGACATCGCCCGCGATCGCGAGGATATCCGGGAGCTACTGGAGTACTGGTGGACAATTTGGAAGTTCCCCAAACCGATCATTGCCCAGGTACAGGGCTTGTGCCTGTCCGGCGGCGGAGAGCTCATCGCCATGTGTGACCTTGTGGTGGCGGCCGATTCCGCCCGCTTCGGTCATCCAGCCAGCCGCGATCTCGGCATCCCGCCGACGGTGTTCCTCTGGCCCATGCTGATCGGCATGCGCAAAACCCGGGAGTTCCTCTACACAGCAAGGTTGTTCAGCGCGACCGAGGCGGAGCGCCTTGGCCTCGTCAATCGGGTGGTAACACCGGACCAGCTGGATGGGACCGTCAACGAGCTGGCGCAGGACGTGGCGCGAACCCCGACCGCCAACCTGACGCTGCTCAAGAAGGCGACCAGCTGCTTCTACGAGAACATGGGGCTGTTCGCCTCGGGGGAGCAAGCCGCGGATCTCGATGCCGTCTTTCACCAGAGTGAGAGCTTCGTGAGCTTCTTCGCGACCGTGGCCGAGCGCGGCGTGGAAGCGGCGCTTGCGGAACGCCGCCAGCGCTTCGGCTAG
- a CDS encoding YeeE/YedE family protein, whose product MKILVAALAGIVFGIGLALSGMSDPAKVLNFLDVAGSWDPTLAFVMGGALCVTTPGFYFMRRRSRPLFATDFHLPTRRDIDGRLLGGAAIFGLGWGVAGLCPGPALADIASGMPVILAFVAAMIAGALLHDKTVGAR is encoded by the coding sequence ATGAAGATCCTCGTCGCGGCCCTCGCCGGCATCGTTTTCGGCATCGGCCTGGCGCTGTCCGGCATGAGCGACCCGGCCAAGGTGCTGAACTTTCTGGACGTCGCAGGCAGCTGGGACCCCACACTGGCCTTCGTCATGGGCGGCGCGCTCTGCGTGACAACACCGGGCTTCTACTTCATGCGTCGACGTTCCCGGCCGCTTTTCGCCACCGATTTCCACCTGCCGACGCGCCGCGATATCGACGGCCGGCTGCTAGGCGGCGCGGCAATTTTCGGCCTAGGCTGGGGCGTCGCCGGCCTGTGCCCCGGCCCGGCGCTGGCGGATATCGCTTCCGGCATGCCGGTCATCCTGGCCTTCGTTGCCGCAATGATCGCCGGCGCTCTGCTGCACGACAAAACGGTCGGAGCCCGGTAG
- the pilB gene encoding type IV-A pilus assembly ATPase PilB, with protein MAVNPQAIAANKGYLGGLARRMVAEGVLSEERARAAQQRLQKGDQSLVSYAVEQNWASARRLASVASREFGLPLVDLSALHFDPALAEEMGEKLLRKHRALPIHKRGKRLFVALSDPSQIQILEEIKFATGLQAEAVVVEDDKLGKALETALSAADAASLSADEAGLEDLDLESQEVDQKGVEATASEAEDAPIVRYINKILLDAIRRGASDIHFEPYERFFRVRMRVDGQLKEFAKPPIQMANRLAARLKVLSRLDIAERRVPQDGRIKLRLSAQRSIDFRMSTCPTLWGEKIVLRILDSNSAMLGIEALGYEDDQRELYEKALQRPQGMILVTGPTGSGKTVSLYTGINILNQEGVNISTAEDPAEINLPGINQVNVNPRVGLTFASALKAFLRQDPDVIMVGEVRDLETAEIAIKAAQTGHLVLSTLHTNDAPQTLTRLLNMGVPAYNIASSVSLIIAQRLARRLCQVCRKPADIPRLELIKEGFSEEQVDSEDFQIFEANVEGCEECNNGYKGRTGIYQVMPVTEAIGRIIMEGGNAIDIADQAEKEGVRDLRQSVLKKVADGAIDLKEANRVTVE; from the coding sequence ATGGCGGTCAATCCGCAGGCAATTGCCGCAAACAAAGGCTATCTCGGAGGTCTCGCCCGGCGCATGGTCGCCGAGGGCGTGCTCAGCGAGGAGCGGGCGCGCGCCGCACAGCAGCGCTTGCAAAAGGGTGATCAGTCCCTGGTCTCCTACGCCGTCGAGCAGAACTGGGCTTCAGCGCGCCGGCTCGCCAGCGTCGCCAGCCGCGAGTTCGGACTGCCGCTGGTGGACCTCTCGGCGCTTCACTTCGACCCCGCGCTCGCCGAGGAGATGGGCGAGAAGCTGCTGCGCAAGCATCGGGCGCTGCCCATTCACAAGCGCGGCAAACGGCTCTTCGTGGCGCTATCGGATCCATCGCAGATCCAGATCCTCGAAGAGATCAAGTTCGCGACCGGCCTGCAGGCCGAAGCGGTGGTGGTCGAGGACGACAAGCTGGGAAAGGCTCTCGAAACCGCGCTCTCAGCGGCCGATGCCGCCAGCCTGTCGGCCGATGAGGCGGGGCTGGAAGATCTCGATCTCGAGAGCCAGGAGGTGGATCAGAAAGGCGTCGAGGCTACAGCCAGCGAGGCTGAAGATGCGCCAATCGTCCGGTACATCAACAAGATCCTGCTCGATGCGATTCGACGCGGGGCCTCCGATATCCACTTCGAGCCCTATGAACGCTTCTTTCGCGTGCGCATGCGTGTCGACGGGCAGCTCAAGGAGTTCGCCAAGCCGCCCATCCAGATGGCGAATCGACTGGCTGCGCGCCTGAAGGTACTGTCGCGGCTGGATATCGCGGAGCGCCGTGTGCCGCAGGATGGTCGCATCAAGCTCAGACTCTCGGCGCAGCGCTCCATCGACTTTCGCATGAGCACCTGCCCGACGTTGTGGGGCGAGAAGATCGTGCTGCGTATCCTCGATTCCAACAGCGCGATGCTCGGCATCGAGGCGCTGGGCTACGAGGACGACCAGCGCGAGCTCTACGAGAAAGCGCTGCAGCGGCCGCAGGGAATGATTCTTGTGACTGGCCCCACCGGTTCGGGCAAGACGGTGTCGCTGTACACCGGCATCAATATTCTCAACCAGGAAGGCGTGAATATTTCCACGGCCGAGGACCCGGCCGAAATCAACCTGCCCGGTATCAACCAGGTCAACGTCAATCCACGCGTCGGCCTGACCTTTGCCTCGGCGCTGAAGGCTTTCCTGCGCCAGGATCCGGACGTGATCATGGTCGGCGAGGTACGTGATCTGGAAACCGCCGAGATCGCCATCAAGGCCGCGCAGACCGGCCACCTGGTTCTCTCGACATTGCATACCAACGATGCGCCGCAGACGCTGACGCGCCTGCTCAATATGGGCGTGCCGGCCTACAACATCGCCTCCAGTGTCAGTTTGATCATCGCTCAGCGCCTCGCGCGCCGCCTTTGCCAAGTGTGCCGCAAGCCGGCTGACATCCCGCGCCTGGAGCTGATCAAGGAGGGCTTCAGCGAGGAGCAGGTCGATTCTGAGGACTTCCAGATCTTCGAGGCGAACGTCGAAGGCTGCGAGGAGTGCAACAACGGCTACAAGGGGCGGACGGGCATCTATCAGGTCATGCCTGTGACCGAGGCCATCGGCCGGATCATCATGGAAGGCGGCAATGCGATCGACATCGCGGATCAGGCGGAGAAGGAAGGCGTGCGTGATCTCCGCCAGTCCGTGCTCAAGAAGGTGGCGGATGGCGCCATCGACCTCAAGGAAGCCAACCGCGTGACGGTCGAATAG
- a CDS encoding YeeE/YedE family protein, with translation MTEFTPLSGFVGGLMIGAAALIVLLAQGRIAGISGLLGTAMQQNPEGGRGWRIAFLIGLPAGALIYDVLTGGGLQIQPQVGLPLMLIGGLLVGFGTRMGNGCTSGHGVCGIARLSNRSILATATFMLVAALTVFVIRHVLVAGGAA, from the coding sequence ATGACCGAATTCACGCCGTTGAGCGGCTTCGTCGGCGGCCTCATGATCGGGGCTGCCGCACTCATCGTGCTGCTGGCGCAGGGGCGCATTGCTGGCATAAGCGGCCTTCTGGGCACAGCCATGCAGCAGAATCCAGAAGGTGGCCGCGGCTGGCGCATCGCCTTCCTGATCGGCCTGCCAGCGGGCGCGCTGATCTATGACGTCCTGACCGGCGGCGGGCTGCAGATCCAACCTCAGGTGGGCCTGCCGCTGATGCTGATCGGTGGGCTGCTGGTCGGCTTCGGCACGCGCATGGGCAACGGCTGCACCTCCGGGCACGGCGTCTGCGGCATCGCGCGGCTGTCGAATCGCTCCATCCTCGCCACCGCTACCTTCATGCTGGTGGCCGCGCTCACCGTTTTCGTCATTCGGCACGTACTGGTTGCGGGAGGTGCCGCATGA
- a CDS encoding DUF4382 domain-containing protein: MRTLLLLTPLALLLAACEEGEITIRLTDAPADDLTRFEIGLAGVDIEHEDGDTTRFDFDPPRVIDIVPLRDGNSITLIDAARVDADDYRAVQLRFEPPTNTGGGRPAARFNGDQLDIRYEEEEARFEVEFSIDDFDSENLLLDLDLRRSVRENDEDIGNARLRFIPQMRAVVTGDAGAIAGTLGPNVVNRAQCSPGVYVYEGFDQSPTTLGSDDPPLVSKVPRNVNITGAPYRIEAIDDGEYTIAVTCDAGIDDPDPDEVEADVNFIATANVRVRAGQTVTRDFP, encoded by the coding sequence GTGCGCACACTTCTTCTGCTGACGCCTCTTGCCCTGCTTCTAGCTGCCTGCGAGGAAGGCGAGATCACCATCCGCCTTACCGACGCACCCGCTGACGACCTCACTCGCTTCGAGATCGGTCTTGCGGGAGTCGATATCGAGCACGAGGACGGCGACACCACGCGATTCGACTTTGATCCGCCGCGCGTGATCGACATTGTCCCCCTGCGCGACGGCAACAGCATCACCCTCATCGATGCCGCGCGCGTCGATGCCGACGATTATCGCGCCGTGCAACTCCGCTTCGAGCCCCCCACGAATACCGGCGGTGGCCGTCCGGCAGCCCGTTTCAACGGCGATCAGCTCGACATCCGCTACGAAGAAGAAGAGGCGCGCTTCGAGGTCGAATTCTCGATCGACGACTTCGACAGCGAGAACCTGCTTCTCGATCTCGACCTCCGTCGCAGTGTGCGCGAGAACGATGAGGATATCGGTAATGCTCGACTACGCTTTATTCCTCAGATGCGGGCCGTCGTAACCGGGGATGCCGGCGCCATCGCGGGCACCCTAGGCCCCAATGTCGTCAACCGAGCCCAGTGCAGCCCCGGCGTCTATGTCTACGAAGGCTTCGACCAGTCCCCGACCACGCTCGGGAGCGACGATCCTCCGCTGGTTTCAAAGGTGCCGCGCAACGTCAACATCACTGGCGCGCCTTATCGCATTGAGGCGATCGACGACGGGGAATACACCATCGCGGTCACTTGCGATGCCGGCATAGACGACCCGGACCCCGACGAGGTCGAAGCAGACGTCAACTTCATCGCGACCGCCAACGTCCGCGTGCGCGCCGGGCAGACCGTGACGCGCGACTTTCCTTAG
- the tadA gene encoding tRNA adenosine(34) deaminase TadA, whose translation MTSVATEPDRRAADDAAWMRRALSAARAAAKRGEVPVGAVITLDGQHVATAANRPVAGHDPTAHAEIRALRAAGRRQANYRLSGSTLYVTLEPCAMCVGAILHARVARLVFGAYDPLAGAVVSRHLLLDEARNHQPPEWTGGVLADPCRDVLREFFRARRGDSLSSSR comes from the coding sequence ATGACGAGCGTAGCCACTGAGCCCGATCGGCGGGCTGCAGACGATGCCGCCTGGATGCGCCGCGCGCTCAGCGCAGCGCGTGCGGCGGCGAAGCGCGGCGAAGTGCCCGTGGGGGCCGTCATTACTCTCGATGGGCAGCACGTCGCAACTGCGGCCAACCGACCGGTCGCCGGTCACGATCCGACCGCGCACGCCGAGATTCGCGCGCTGCGTGCAGCGGGTCGCCGCCAGGCGAACTATCGACTTTCCGGAAGCACCCTCTACGTGACGCTGGAGCCCTGCGCGATGTGCGTGGGAGCGATCTTGCACGCGCGCGTCGCCCGCTTGGTCTTTGGCGCATACGACCCGCTCGCTGGTGCGGTGGTGTCGCGACACCTTCTTCTCGATGAGGCGCGGAATCACCAGCCGCCGGAGTGGACGGGCGGCGTGCTCGCCGATCCCTGCCGGGATGTTCTGCGCGAATTCTTTCGCGCGCGACGCGGCGATTCGCTCAGTTCGTCTCGCTGA
- a CDS encoding type II secretion system F family protein produces MAEAASKDVLFSWEGKDRKGKRVKGQTSGRSETDVKRALRKQGINPLRVRKQSGLFGPRKKKIQTEDIAIFARQMATMMTAGLPLVQALELVGQGHDNPSMGELILALKADVEAGNSFSEALSRHPAHFDDLFVNLVDAGEKSGTLENLLDKVAIYKEKTEAIRKKVKKALTYPAAVVVVAFIVTGILLYFVVPQFQDLFQGFGADLPVFTLFVIALSEFVQEWWWIILLGIGAVGFAFTWTKKRSPRLRRLIDRVMLRMPIVGVILHKSALARYHRTLSTMFAAGVPLVEALDPVARAAGNVIFEEAIYEIRDEVASGTQLNQGMQAAGLFPPMATQMVAIGEESGSLDAMCAKVADYYESEVDSLVDSLSSLLEPLIMAVLGILVGGLVVAMYLPIFQLGQVV; encoded by the coding sequence ATGGCGGAGGCAGCCAGCAAGGACGTGCTCTTCAGCTGGGAGGGCAAGGACCGCAAGGGCAAGCGGGTCAAGGGCCAGACCAGCGGACGCAGCGAAACCGATGTCAAGCGTGCATTGCGCAAGCAGGGCATCAACCCGCTGCGCGTGCGCAAGCAGTCCGGTCTTTTCGGGCCGCGCAAGAAGAAAATCCAGACCGAGGATATCGCCATCTTCGCGCGCCAGATGGCGACGATGATGACGGCGGGTCTGCCACTGGTTCAGGCGCTGGAGCTTGTCGGGCAAGGGCACGACAACCCCTCGATGGGCGAGCTCATTCTGGCGCTGAAGGCGGATGTCGAGGCCGGCAACTCCTTCTCGGAGGCGCTGTCGCGACACCCGGCGCACTTCGATGATCTTTTCGTGAACCTGGTCGATGCCGGCGAGAAGTCCGGCACGCTGGAGAATCTGCTCGACAAGGTCGCGATCTACAAGGAGAAGACCGAGGCCATCCGCAAGAAGGTCAAGAAAGCGCTGACCTATCCGGCGGCCGTGGTGGTGGTGGCCTTCATCGTAACCGGCATCCTGCTCTACTTCGTCGTGCCGCAGTTCCAGGACCTCTTCCAGGGTTTCGGTGCCGATCTGCCGGTCTTCACGCTCTTCGTTATCGCGCTGTCTGAATTTGTCCAGGAATGGTGGTGGATCATTCTGCTCGGCATCGGCGCTGTCGGCTTCGCCTTTACCTGGACCAAGAAGCGATCACCGCGTCTGCGACGTCTGATCGACCGGGTGATGCTGCGCATGCCCATTGTCGGGGTCATCCTCCACAAGTCTGCACTGGCGCGCTATCACCGCACGCTTTCGACCATGTTCGCCGCCGGCGTGCCGCTGGTGGAGGCATTGGACCCGGTGGCTCGCGCGGCCGGCAACGTCATCTTTGAAGAGGCGATCTACGAGATCCGCGACGAGGTGGCTAGCGGCACGCAGCTGAATCAGGGCATGCAGGCCGCCGGGCTATTCCCGCCGATGGCGACGCAGATGGTGGCCATCGGCGAGGAGTCGGGCTCTCTGGACGCCATGTGCGCCAAGGTCGCTGATTACTATGAGTCGGAGGTCGATTCTCTGGTCGACTCGCTATCGAGTCTGCTCGAGCCGTTGATCATGGCGGTGCTGGGCATTCTCGTCGGCGGCCTCGTCGTGGCGATGTACCTGCCCATCTTCCAGCTCGGCCAGGTCGTCTAG
- the zapD gene encoding cell division protein ZapD — MSQNGWVAFEQPLNERVRTFLRLETLFAQHAHHAADDSEWGLRATLHSLLDIMSVVSRSDLKVEIVKELSEQHDNLAQLAEKPGVDPQRLQSTLDEIDAVVNALNALSSQFAQQMLRDNEFLVSILNRATIPGGTCGFDLPLLHHWLGMPEQRARRDLEAWYADLEPFRRAITLYMQLLRSSTTPSEQRAEQGTYVYTPERTYTLVRVLLAQDKCLFPEISAGRHRFSIRFLYCSDVNKRPEAVEDNVDFRLQCCAL, encoded by the coding sequence GTGAGCCAGAACGGCTGGGTGGCATTCGAGCAACCGCTGAACGAGCGTGTGCGCACTTTCTTGCGCCTGGAGACGCTTTTTGCCCAGCATGCGCACCACGCTGCGGATGATTCCGAATGGGGGCTGCGTGCCACGCTGCACAGCCTGCTCGACATCATGTCGGTGGTTTCGCGCTCCGATCTCAAGGTGGAGATCGTCAAGGAACTCTCTGAGCAGCACGACAATCTCGCGCAGCTCGCAGAAAAGCCTGGGGTCGATCCGCAGCGCCTGCAGAGCACGCTCGACGAGATCGACGCAGTGGTCAATGCGCTGAATGCGCTCAGTTCACAGTTCGCCCAGCAGATGCTGCGCGACAATGAATTCCTCGTCTCCATCCTCAACCGGGCGACGATTCCCGGCGGCACCTGCGGCTTCGACCTGCCGCTGTTGCATCACTGGCTGGGAATGCCGGAACAGCGCGCGCGCCGTGATCTCGAAGCCTGGTATGCCGATCTCGAGCCTTTCCGGCGGGCGATCACGCTCTACATGCAGCTGCTGCGATCGAGCACGACCCCCAGCGAGCAGCGCGCGGAGCAGGGCACCTATGTCTACACCCCTGAGCGCACCTATACCCTGGTAAGAGTGCTGCTGGCGCAGGACAAGTGCCTCTTTCCGGAGATCAGCGCCGGGCGACATCGTTTCTCCATCCGCTTCCTCTACTGCAGCGACGTCAACAAGCGGCCCGAGGCGGTCGAGGACAACGTCGACTTTCGGCTGCAGTGCTGCGCGCTGTGA
- the csrA gene encoding carbon storage regulator CsrA, with protein sequence MLILTRRVGETLNIGDDVSLTVLGIKGNQVRIGIKAPPDVAVHREEVAERLRQGEVSRKKSEDEED encoded by the coding sequence TTGCTGATTCTTACCCGTCGCGTCGGCGAGACGCTGAATATCGGTGATGATGTTTCGCTGACGGTATTGGGCATCAAGGGCAACCAGGTGCGTATCGGCATCAAGGCCCCGCCGGATGTGGCTGTGCATCGCGAGGAAGTCGCCGAGCGCTTGCGCCAGGGCGAAGTCTCCCGAAAGAAGAGCGAAGACGAGGAAGATTGA
- a CDS encoding DNA gyrase inhibitor YacG, producing MTGARQKKSAARCPQCDAVVAVGSENPWRPFCSRRCKLIDLEGWFTERHVIPGESEDWASPDGNDERSH from the coding sequence GTGACGGGCGCACGGCAAAAGAAGAGCGCTGCGCGCTGCCCGCAGTGCGATGCGGTGGTGGCAGTTGGGTCCGAGAACCCCTGGCGGCCCTTCTGCTCGCGCCGCTGCAAGCTCATTGATCTGGAGGGCTGGTTCACCGAACGCCACGTCATTCCCGGCGAGTCCGAGGACTGGGCGTCGCCGGATGGCAATGACGAGCGTAGCCACTGA
- a CDS encoding aspartate kinase yields the protein MALLVQKYGGTSVGDTKRICHVADKVAAARARGDQVVVVVSAMSGETNRLIGLVGEVSAAPSQREYDQIVATGEQVTIGLLAIALQARGVSARSFLGHQVPIRTDSAHGKARIRKIETEALRVTLDEGAVAVVAGFQGVDDAGNITTLGRGGSDTTGVALAAALGADECQIYTDVDGVYTTDPRVEPRARRLSQITFEEMLELASLGSKVLQIRAVEFAGKYRVPLRVLSTFEEGPGTLITLDQESNGVEEPLISGIAFNRDEAQITLQGVPDRPGIAARVLGPIGAANIEVDMIVQNVGADGTTDFTFTVHKNDYARARALMDDICRDLGARSATGDDNIAKLSVVGVGMRSHAGIASEMFNALAAENINIRMISTSEIKISVVIEEKYVELAVRTLHRAFRLDEESAVTP from the coding sequence GTCGCGGCGGCGCGTGCGCGTGGCGACCAGGTCGTGGTCGTGGTTTCGGCCATGTCCGGAGAAACGAATCGCCTGATTGGGCTGGTCGGCGAGGTAAGCGCGGCCCCAAGCCAGCGAGAGTACGACCAGATCGTTGCCACGGGCGAGCAAGTCACCATTGGCCTGCTCGCTATTGCACTGCAGGCGCGCGGCGTTTCGGCGCGCTCCTTCCTCGGCCACCAGGTGCCCATTCGCACCGACAGCGCACACGGCAAGGCGCGCATTCGCAAGATCGAGACCGAGGCGCTGCGCGTCACCCTCGACGAGGGGGCGGTGGCCGTGGTCGCCGGCTTCCAGGGTGTGGATGACGCCGGTAATATTACGACGCTGGGTCGTGGTGGCTCCGATACCACGGGCGTGGCGCTCGCCGCTGCGCTGGGCGCCGATGAGTGCCAGATTTACACTGACGTCGACGGCGTCTACACCACCGACCCGCGCGTCGAGCCGCGTGCACGCCGACTGTCCCAGATCACCTTCGAAGAGATGTTGGAGCTGGCCAGTCTCGGCTCCAAGGTGCTACAGATCCGTGCCGTCGAATTCGCCGGCAAGTACCGTGTTCCCTTGCGCGTGCTGTCGACTTTCGAGGAAGGTCCCGGCACGCTGATCACCCTAGATCAGGAGTCCAATGGCGTGGAAGAACCACTGATTTCCGGCATCGCCTTCAATCGTGACGAGGCGCAGATCACGCTGCAGGGTGTGCCCGACCGGCCCGGCATCGCCGCGCGCGTGCTCGGCCCCATCGGTGCGGCCAACATCGAGGTCGACATGATCGTGCAGAACGTCGGTGCCGATGGTACGACGGACTTCACCTTCACCGTGCACAAGAACGATTACGCCCGCGCCCGCGCCCTGATGGACGATATCTGTCGCGATCTGGGCGCGCGCAGCGCCACCGGCGACGACAATATCGCCAAGCTGAGCGTCGTCGGCGTCGGCATGCGTAGCCATGCCGGCATTGCCTCGGAGATGTTCAACGCGCTGGCCGCCGAGAACATCAATATCCGTATGATCTCGACCTCCGAGATCAAGATCTCGGTGGTCATCGAGGAGAAGTACGTCGAGCTCGCCGTACGCACGCTGCACCGAGCTTTCCGGCTCGACGAAGAGTCCGCGGTAACGCCATGA
- a CDS encoding prepilin peptidase yields the protein MGIVELLAASPAALVAVCALFGLMVGSFLNVVILRLPRMLENAWQSEARVVLEMPAEQGERLSLIRPASRCPHCGTPIAPWRNIPVLSWLLLRGRAACCGKPVSMQYPLVEAGAGLLAAACAWRFGFGWELAAALVLVFTLLAAAVIDWNTQLLPDNLTLPLLWLGLLLNLNGFFAPLSQAVIGAAAGYLVLWSVFVLFKLVTGKEGMGYGDFKLLAVLGAWFGWPALPMLLLMASGAGAVVGIGMRVSGQLGAGHAMPFGPFIAAAGVLWLLLPIPPALVMP from the coding sequence GTGGGTATCGTCGAGTTGCTCGCCGCCTCGCCGGCGGCGCTGGTTGCCGTCTGCGCGCTCTTCGGCCTGATGGTCGGCAGCTTTCTCAACGTCGTCATCCTGCGCTTGCCGCGCATGCTGGAGAACGCTTGGCAGAGCGAGGCGCGCGTGGTGCTGGAGATGCCGGCAGAGCAGGGCGAGCGCCTCAGCCTGATACGGCCGGCCTCGCGCTGCCCGCACTGCGGCACGCCGATCGCGCCCTGGCGCAATATCCCTGTTCTGTCCTGGCTGCTGCTGCGGGGTCGCGCGGCTTGCTGTGGCAAGCCGGTCTCGATGCAGTATCCGTTGGTGGAGGCCGGAGCCGGCCTGCTGGCGGCGGCCTGCGCCTGGCGCTTCGGTTTCGGCTGGGAGCTCGCCGCCGCTCTGGTCCTGGTCTTCACGCTGCTGGCCGCAGCCGTGATCGACTGGAACACCCAGCTGCTCCCGGACAATCTCACGCTACCTTTGCTGTGGCTCGGGCTTCTGCTGAACCTGAATGGCTTCTTCGCGCCGCTGTCGCAGGCGGTCATTGGTGCGGCGGCCGGTTATCTGGTGCTCTGGAGTGTCTTCGTACTCTTCAAACTGGTTACCGGCAAGGAGGGCATGGGCTACGGTGATTTCAAGCTGCTGGCGGTACTGGGGGCCTGGTTCGGCTGGCCGGCATTGCCCATGCTGCTGCTCATGGCCTCCGGAGCCGGCGCCGTGGTGGGTATCGGCATGCGCGTCTCCGGTCAGCTGGGCGCCGGCCACGCGATGCCCTTCGGTCCCTTCATCGCTGCGGCGGGCGTGCTCTGGCTGCTATTGCCGATCCCGCCGGCGCTGGTGATGCCATGA